A stretch of Salvelinus alpinus chromosome 4, SLU_Salpinus.1, whole genome shotgun sequence DNA encodes these proteins:
- the LOC139572693 gene encoding DNA-directed RNA polymerase III subunit RPC3-like isoform X2: MTAQEVRLCGLLLQEHFGEVVERIGTHLLRGGAQNLRTIANETNTPLDLHGACEFGSGRRGPGSPVEYRASCERVLRVLRYPRYIYTAKTLYGDTGELIVEEVLQRGHMTMSNTVKTVADRLTHNMEEGHSMEYSEVVSAFSKLVETHFLQRCPPVAEMGTAATSTNPATPGTPAASASTAPPTAESNPDCYKLPHVTLIGRGKRRRSSDDSEEQRGGKKAKMDSESCGDEGIYWQVNFERFHQHFRDQAIISAVASKLDQTSSEIVRTMLRMSEVTTTQTAAYTQPLSANEIFRSLPPNYSISRPILDQYLSLLVDDPMEFVGKSGDSGGGMYVVNLQRALANLARATLESVVQERFGSRSARIFRLLLRKRHLEQKQVEDFAMIPAKEAKDMLYTLLSENLVQLQEIPKTPDHAPSRTFYLYTVNQLPTARLLLQHCYKTVANLIERRLFETKENKRLLEKSQRIEAILASLQASGAEPEQLTEVEEMITAPERQQLEALRHHINKLDSTENQVDETVFLLESYIFSTKTK; the protein is encoded by the exons ATGACTGCCCAGGAGGTGCGGCTGTGTGGCCTGCTGCTACAGGAGCACTTTGGAGAGGTGGTGGAGAGGATAGGCACTCACCTGCTCAGAGGAGGGGCACAGAACCTCAGGACCATCGCCAATGAGACCAACACACCACTGGACCTG CACGGTGCTTGTGAGTTCGGGTCGGGCCGGCGAGGCCCCGGGAGCCCAGTGGAGTACCGGGCCAGCTGTGAGCGGGTTCTAAGGGTTCTGCGGTACCCGCGGTACATCTACACAGCTAAGACCCTGTATGGAGACACAGGAGAACTCATCGTGGAGGAGGTCCTACAACGAGGCCATATGACCATGAGCAACACGGTCAAGACTGTAGCTGACCGACTCACTCATAACATGgagg AGGGTCATAGTATGGAGTACAGTGAGGTGGTCTCAGCCTTCTCTAAGCTGGTAGAGACTCACTTCCTGCAGCGCTGTCCTCCGGTGGCCGAGATGGGAACTGCAGCCACCTCCACTAACCCGGCGACCCCCGGCACCCCTGCCGCCTCCGCCTCCACTGCCCCCCCAACAGCAGAGAGCAACCCTGACTGCTACAAGCTGCCCCATGTTACACTCATAG GTCGCGGGAAGCGCAGACGCTCCAGTGACGACagtgaggagcagagaggagggaaGAAAGCCAAGATGGACTCCGAG tCGTGTGGTGATGAGGGGATCTACTGGCAGGTGAACTTTGAGAGGTTCCATCAGCACTTCAGAGACCAGGCCATCATTAGTGCTGTGGCCAGCAAACTGGACCAG acCAGTAGTGAGATTGTGAGGACTATGTTGAGGATGAGTGAGGTCACCACCACACAGACCGCCGCCTACACTCAGCCCCTCTCAGCCAATGAGATCTTCCGCTCCCTCCCGCCCAACTACAGCATCAGCAGACCAATCCTGGACCAGTACCTCTCCCTTCTGGTGGATGACCCG aTGGAGTTTGTGGGGAAATCAGGTGACAGTGGAGGAGGAATGTACGTGGTCA ATCTCCAAAGAGCCCTGGCCAACCTGGCGAGAGCTACACTGGAGTCTGTGGTACAGGAgag GTTTGGCTCGCGGTCGGCTAGGATCTTCCGTCTGTTGCTAAGGAAACGTCACCTGGAGCAGAAGCAGGTGGAGGACTTTGCTATGATCCCTGCCAAGGAGGCCAAAGACATGCTGTACACACTGCTGTCAGAGAACCTGGTACagctacag GAAATCCCTAAGACTCCTGACCACGCCCCTTCACGTACCTTCTACCTGTACACTGTCAACCAGCTGCCTACTGCCCGCCTactgctacaacactgctacaag ACAGTGGCTAATCTGATTGAGAGGCGCCTCTTCGAGACCAAGGAGAACAA GCGTCTGCTGGAGAAGTCCCAGCGAATCGAGGCGATCCTGGCGTCGCTGCAGGCCAGCGGGGCGGAGCCTGAACAGCTGACAGAGGTGGAGGAGATGATCACTGCCCCCGAGAGACAGCAGCTAGAAGCCCTGCGACATCACATCAACAA GTTGGACTCTACAGAGAACCAGGTGGATGAGACTGTCTTTCTACTGGAGTCCTACATCTTCTCTACCAAGAccaagtga
- the LOC139572693 gene encoding DNA-directed RNA polymerase III subunit RPC3-like isoform X1, giving the protein MTAQEVRLCGLLLQEHFGEVVERIGTHLLRGGAQNLRTIANETNTPLDLVKKSLCVLVQHGACEFGSGRRGPGSPVEYRASCERVLRVLRYPRYIYTAKTLYGDTGELIVEEVLQRGHMTMSNTVKTVADRLTHNMEEGHSMEYSEVVSAFSKLVETHFLQRCPPVAEMGTAATSTNPATPGTPAASASTAPPTAESNPDCYKLPHVTLIGRGKRRRSSDDSEEQRGGKKAKMDSESCGDEGIYWQVNFERFHQHFRDQAIISAVASKLDQTSSEIVRTMLRMSEVTTTQTAAYTQPLSANEIFRSLPPNYSISRPILDQYLSLLVDDPMEFVGKSGDSGGGMYVVNLQRALANLARATLESVVQERFGSRSARIFRLLLRKRHLEQKQVEDFAMIPAKEAKDMLYTLLSENLVQLQEIPKTPDHAPSRTFYLYTVNQLPTARLLLQHCYKTVANLIERRLFETKENKRLLEKSQRIEAILASLQASGAEPEQLTEVEEMITAPERQQLEALRHHINKLDSTENQVDETVFLLESYIFSTKTK; this is encoded by the exons ATGACTGCCCAGGAGGTGCGGCTGTGTGGCCTGCTGCTACAGGAGCACTTTGGAGAGGTGGTGGAGAGGATAGGCACTCACCTGCTCAGAGGAGGGGCACAGAACCTCAGGACCATCGCCAATGAGACCAACACACCACTGGACCTG GTGAagaagtctctgtgtgtgttggtacAGCACGGTGCTTGTGAGTTCGGGTCGGGCCGGCGAGGCCCCGGGAGCCCAGTGGAGTACCGGGCCAGCTGTGAGCGGGTTCTAAGGGTTCTGCGGTACCCGCGGTACATCTACACAGCTAAGACCCTGTATGGAGACACAGGAGAACTCATCGTGGAGGAGGTCCTACAACGAGGCCATATGACCATGAGCAACACGGTCAAGACTGTAGCTGACCGACTCACTCATAACATGgagg AGGGTCATAGTATGGAGTACAGTGAGGTGGTCTCAGCCTTCTCTAAGCTGGTAGAGACTCACTTCCTGCAGCGCTGTCCTCCGGTGGCCGAGATGGGAACTGCAGCCACCTCCACTAACCCGGCGACCCCCGGCACCCCTGCCGCCTCCGCCTCCACTGCCCCCCCAACAGCAGAGAGCAACCCTGACTGCTACAAGCTGCCCCATGTTACACTCATAG GTCGCGGGAAGCGCAGACGCTCCAGTGACGACagtgaggagcagagaggagggaaGAAAGCCAAGATGGACTCCGAG tCGTGTGGTGATGAGGGGATCTACTGGCAGGTGAACTTTGAGAGGTTCCATCAGCACTTCAGAGACCAGGCCATCATTAGTGCTGTGGCCAGCAAACTGGACCAG acCAGTAGTGAGATTGTGAGGACTATGTTGAGGATGAGTGAGGTCACCACCACACAGACCGCCGCCTACACTCAGCCCCTCTCAGCCAATGAGATCTTCCGCTCCCTCCCGCCCAACTACAGCATCAGCAGACCAATCCTGGACCAGTACCTCTCCCTTCTGGTGGATGACCCG aTGGAGTTTGTGGGGAAATCAGGTGACAGTGGAGGAGGAATGTACGTGGTCA ATCTCCAAAGAGCCCTGGCCAACCTGGCGAGAGCTACACTGGAGTCTGTGGTACAGGAgag GTTTGGCTCGCGGTCGGCTAGGATCTTCCGTCTGTTGCTAAGGAAACGTCACCTGGAGCAGAAGCAGGTGGAGGACTTTGCTATGATCCCTGCCAAGGAGGCCAAAGACATGCTGTACACACTGCTGTCAGAGAACCTGGTACagctacag GAAATCCCTAAGACTCCTGACCACGCCCCTTCACGTACCTTCTACCTGTACACTGTCAACCAGCTGCCTACTGCCCGCCTactgctacaacactgctacaag ACAGTGGCTAATCTGATTGAGAGGCGCCTCTTCGAGACCAAGGAGAACAA GCGTCTGCTGGAGAAGTCCCAGCGAATCGAGGCGATCCTGGCGTCGCTGCAGGCCAGCGGGGCGGAGCCTGAACAGCTGACAGAGGTGGAGGAGATGATCACTGCCCCCGAGAGACAGCAGCTAGAAGCCCTGCGACATCACATCAACAA GTTGGACTCTACAGAGAACCAGGTGGATGAGACTGTCTTTCTACTGGAGTCCTACATCTTCTCTACCAAGAccaagtga